One segment of Shewanella piezotolerans WP3 DNA contains the following:
- a CDS encoding HDOD domain-containing protein, whose product MSKEHQVLVGLLRKLKADSLVLPTLPEVAMRVQEVVGRDDTSLKDVADIIGQDPAISARIIRVANSAIYSRGIPAATVNAAISRIGLGQIKTIATSIAMEQLFISTNELVWEVMDEVWRTSIDVTSAAVALLQLYNRKHPNSGLNADTLTLAGLVHNIGALPVLTEVEAHPELVDDVKQLRLLVRKLQGPIGRAVLKNWAFSPSVMEVVERWADLSYTSEEVGYLDFIRAAALYTGELRSGNELEARLAVFSAKAIPVSPSELASDEFLEIYYSIKASYE is encoded by the coding sequence ATGTCAAAAGAGCATCAAGTATTAGTTGGTTTGTTGAGAAAGTTAAAGGCAGATTCATTAGTATTACCGACCTTGCCAGAGGTCGCTATGAGGGTACAAGAGGTCGTAGGTCGCGACGACACTAGCCTAAAAGATGTTGCCGATATTATTGGGCAAGATCCTGCTATTTCAGCACGAATTATTCGAGTGGCAAATAGTGCTATATATTCACGAGGGATCCCAGCTGCTACCGTCAATGCTGCGATTAGTCGAATTGGGCTTGGCCAAATCAAGACGATAGCGACCTCTATTGCGATGGAGCAACTCTTTATTTCAACCAATGAGTTGGTATGGGAAGTGATGGATGAGGTATGGCGAACCTCAATTGATGTCACCTCCGCCGCGGTCGCTTTGTTGCAACTCTATAACCGCAAGCATCCTAATAGTGGACTAAATGCTGATACTCTGACACTTGCAGGCTTAGTGCATAATATTGGGGCTTTACCTGTATTGACTGAAGTCGAGGCTCACCCAGAGTTAGTTGATGATGTTAAACAGTTACGTTTATTAGTGCGTAAATTGCAAGGCCCTATAGGTCGTGCTGTTCTTAAAAACTGGGCTTTTTCACCAAGCGTAATGGAAGTTGTTGAGCGTTGGGCGGACCTGTCTTACACCAGCGAAGAGGTGGGTTATCTTGACTTTATTCGCGCGGCTGCACTATATACCGGCGAGCTACGGTCGGGTAATGAGTTAGAGGCTAGGTTGGCAGTTTTTAGCGCTAAAGCAATCCCAGTATCTCCTTCAGAGTTAGCAAGTGATGAATTTCTAGAGATTTACTACTCAATTAAAGCGAGTTATGAGTAA
- a CDS encoding MalY/PatB family protein has product MFQVTAKQTEISDKFIKRDSNMLKQIYGTEEVIPYWIADMDFPIASPITHAMQQLVSRETYSYEFDSKTVFNAIADWNQDRHGLKLNPEHFVQVPGVLSAIAMLIRDFTNEGDGILIQTPVYHQFRRLIESAGRTAVNNTLKIENDRYVIDFENFEAQLQSGKVKMVLLCNPHNPVGRVWTEPELQQLVAIAKKYQTIIISDEVHADIIFKGSTFTSMAALDYENSLTIIGSPAKNFGLNSISNGYIYSDNTALREKIKATSTSMSLDHGNAFTTYATIAAYQQGKEWFDSFLSYTQNTRDWIVAFMTKQLPQVKTFVPEGTNQIWFDFSGLGLSSTELKALLTEQAQMALTPGTWFGEADENFYRMNFASPLEQVQASLKQLKSAVNH; this is encoded by the coding sequence ATGTTCCAAGTCACAGCCAAACAAACTGAAATCAGCGATAAATTTATCAAACGTGATAGCAATATGCTTAAGCAAATCTACGGCACTGAAGAGGTAATCCCCTACTGGATCGCTGACATGGATTTTCCTATCGCCTCCCCCATTACTCATGCAATGCAGCAATTGGTAAGCCGAGAAACTTACTCATATGAGTTCGACTCCAAAACGGTGTTCAATGCTATTGCCGACTGGAACCAAGATCGCCACGGCCTTAAGTTGAACCCTGAGCACTTTGTTCAAGTGCCTGGTGTGTTAAGTGCTATCGCCATGCTAATCCGCGACTTTACCAATGAGGGCGATGGCATCCTCATTCAAACACCTGTTTACCACCAGTTCCGCCGTTTAATTGAGTCTGCTGGCCGCACTGCGGTCAACAACACTCTGAAGATTGAAAACGACCGTTATGTCATCGACTTTGAAAATTTTGAAGCACAGCTGCAAAGCGGAAAAGTAAAAATGGTGCTTTTGTGCAATCCACACAACCCAGTAGGCCGAGTATGGACGGAGCCAGAACTGCAACAGTTAGTCGCAATCGCTAAGAAATATCAAACAATTATCATCAGTGATGAAGTACATGCCGATATTATTTTTAAGGGTTCGACGTTCACCAGTATGGCTGCATTAGATTATGAAAACAGCCTAACTATTATTGGATCACCCGCGAAAAACTTCGGACTAAACAGTATATCTAATGGCTATATCTACAGCGATAACACAGCATTACGTGAAAAAATCAAAGCGACCTCAACATCAATGTCACTTGACCACGGAAATGCATTTACAACCTACGCCACAATTGCCGCTTATCAGCAGGGTAAAGAGTGGTTTGATTCTTTCCTAAGTTATACCCAGAATACCCGAGATTGGATTGTCGCGTTTATGACAAAACAGCTGCCTCAGGTAAAAACCTTCGTCCCAGAAGGTACCAATCAGATCTGGTTTGATTTTAGTGGACTCGGACTTTCATCAACAGAGCTAAAAGCACTATTAACAGAGCAAGCGCAGATGGCATTAACCCCTGGCACTTGGTTTGGCGAAGCAGATGAAAACTTCTATCGAATGAATTTTGCTTCCCCTTTAGAGCAAGTGCAAGCTTCTCTGAAGCAGCTAAAATCAGCTGTTAATCATTAG
- a CDS encoding putative bifunctional diguanylate cyclase/phosphodiesterase — protein MDNVELLSIACMVLVLLLAIAFWRFLLCRRQLKQLYSSVSHSSDEPYLLNVSLESSPQSLSQVEEMVSQLKQQLHQAGFDKLTGLSNRLSMKQKLASMMPLKQGSLVLLDIYRFRYVNDLFGFSFGDELLKQIANRIEVDVHSSSAIARMNEDEFLIYFPDGITETELDTFIEYLQQPYSVFESPITVRVQVGHLGLERFHGDISTMLRRLDLALKKAKQLDRTIAHYELGDDAVQLREVSIINSLVKALQDGELYMVYQPKQNFQPLGCNQVEALMRWQHKTLGNISPAEFIPLAEYAGMIDLISQWVLDQVVIQQAKWRELGLELQVAVNLSTQDLKNQALIQEIEARLFKYQLPANALSIELTESKLMEDIDGAVLAINRLRSIGVDIAIDDFGTGHSSLAYLKYLPVDEVKIDQAFVEGLETDPQAKHIMDTSIRLAKGLGFKVTVEGVETEVVKQIIVQMGVDKIQGDVFAKPLTPAELEVKWPKLSSVI, from the coding sequence ATGGATAACGTTGAGCTACTCTCGATCGCATGTATGGTACTTGTGCTGCTTTTGGCTATCGCTTTTTGGCGGTTTCTGCTTTGCCGGCGCCAACTCAAGCAATTGTACTCGTCGGTAAGTCACTCTTCAGATGAACCTTATCTGCTTAATGTTTCATTAGAGAGTTCGCCACAATCACTCTCGCAAGTTGAGGAGATGGTTTCTCAATTAAAACAGCAATTGCATCAAGCTGGATTCGATAAATTAACCGGGCTAAGCAATCGCTTAAGCATGAAGCAAAAGTTGGCTAGCATGATGCCGCTCAAGCAGGGAAGTTTAGTCTTACTTGATATATATCGATTCCGTTATGTGAATGACCTTTTTGGATTTAGTTTTGGTGATGAATTGCTAAAGCAAATTGCTAACAGGATTGAAGTGGATGTCCATTCTAGTTCTGCTATCGCTAGAATGAATGAAGACGAGTTTCTGATCTATTTTCCAGATGGAATAACAGAGACTGAGCTTGATACCTTTATTGAGTATTTGCAACAGCCCTATAGTGTATTTGAAAGTCCTATTACAGTTAGAGTTCAGGTTGGTCATTTGGGGCTGGAGCGTTTTCATGGTGACATCAGCACCATGTTGCGCCGGTTAGATTTAGCCCTTAAAAAAGCTAAACAGCTCGATAGAACCATTGCTCATTATGAACTTGGTGATGACGCGGTGCAGTTGCGTGAAGTATCGATTATTAATAGCTTAGTCAAAGCGCTTCAGGACGGCGAGCTCTATATGGTCTATCAGCCTAAACAAAACTTTCAGCCACTAGGGTGTAATCAAGTTGAAGCGCTAATGCGCTGGCAACACAAAACTTTAGGCAATATCTCTCCCGCTGAGTTTATTCCGCTCGCAGAGTATGCCGGAATGATCGATTTAATTAGCCAATGGGTGCTTGATCAGGTTGTTATTCAACAGGCTAAGTGGCGTGAATTGGGGCTCGAGCTGCAAGTTGCTGTAAATTTATCGACTCAAGATTTGAAGAACCAGGCGCTTATTCAAGAGATTGAAGCTAGGTTATTCAAGTACCAACTTCCTGCTAATGCACTGTCAATAGAGCTCACAGAGAGTAAATTGATGGAAGATATTGATGGTGCTGTTCTTGCTATTAATCGATTACGCAGTATTGGGGTTGATATCGCTATTGATGACTTTGGTACAGGCCATTCTTCACTCGCATATTTGAAATACTTACCCGTTGACGAAGTAAAAATAGATCAAGCTTTTGTTGAAGGACTAGAAACCGATCCGCAAGCAAAACACATTATGGATACCAGTATTCGTTTAGCAAAAGGTTTGGGGTTTAAGGTTACTGTGGAAGGCGTTGAAACGGAGGTAGTTAAACAGATAATTGTTCAAATGGGCGTAGATAAAATTCAGGGGGATGTGTTTGCAAAGCCGCTGACTCCGGCCGAACTCGAGGTTAAGTGGCCGAAGTTGTCATCAGTTATCTAG
- a CDS encoding thioesterase family protein, whose protein sequence is MPSTKSVQQSKTFNFPVQIYYEDTDFSGVVYHPNFLKYFERAREHVIGAKSLASLWDEHDLGFAVYRSDMLCHDGVEFADIIDIRTRFYFESKYRTVWQQEIWRPNAKKPAVTAQIEMICMNKNRQLCPMPQILINRLGEAFSEPVTF, encoded by the coding sequence ATGCCCTCGACTAAATCAGTACAACAGAGTAAAACCTTTAACTTTCCGGTACAGATCTACTATGAAGATACCGATTTTTCTGGTGTTGTGTACCACCCTAATTTCTTAAAGTATTTTGAGCGTGCTCGTGAACATGTGATTGGTGCTAAGAGCTTAGCGAGTTTATGGGATGAGCATGACTTGGGTTTTGCAGTTTATCGCAGTGACATGCTTTGTCATGACGGCGTAGAGTTTGCTGACATTATCGATATTAGAACTCGTTTCTATTTTGAAAGTAAATATCGCACAGTTTGGCAACAAGAAATCTGGCGGCCTAACGCTAAAAAGCCTGCAGTAACGGCACAAATCGAGATGATATGTATGAACAAGAACCGTCAACTTTGTCCAATGCCTCAGATATTAATCAATCGACTTGGCGAAGCATTTTCAGAGCCTGTTACTTTTTAA
- a CDS encoding EAL domain-containing protein: protein MDQSLFFSLIQNAALLLAMVFVYDAFPRSHKRELDVLWRVGIGALVGVISISVMLSPWEYTTGVFFDSRTVILGISGMFFGGIPTLVAVAISGLFRLSEGGVAAWSGIGTIMTSGLVGYLWGKYRKGDIGDIRFRELLIFGFSLHILALLWGLVLPFDVALSLLKQITLPFLIIFPITTALLGMLLSRRIEIQRDQKIKLQDHLLFKSHFQAGSMGIAITDVDHQWIKVNPNLCQMLQYSEPELLELLWADLLHHSDFNLYSHYYADMLAGETDEFELDIRLIASDDSIVYTHMTVACQRNQDKVELVIVGLLNRSSQKQAEMAMLASQEQLALVLGSSELGFWDWDIVNNKVERNELSANLLGCDVTTLNENPKLWTRAIHPNDRVKVLRSIDEHLSGVSEQHKIEYRMYAHTGEIRWILDSGKIVSRDENNKPLRMCGVHSDITDSKRVEESLKLAASVYNNSSEAMSVQDEAGVIITTNSAFTDITGYSEDEIKQQNIQVLQCKRNNYSVYEQISLSVEETGRWQGEMWLRRKNGEELVVWLTINTLFDSEAQTERRVALFSDITDKKQAEQIIWKQANYDPLTGLPNRRMLLDYLGSEILKSDRREKHFALMFLDLDYFKEVNDTLGHDMGDLLLTEAAKRLKSCIRDSDVVARLGGDEFTVVLSGITDIKGVDKVAQNILNRLAEPFSLGEETSYISASIGITLYPDDASSIEGLLKHADQAMYAAKDQGRNRFHYFTPSMQRNAKYRMRLIQDLRLAVTNQEFELYYQPIVCLTGDPSVKAEALIRWHHPKRGLVSPIEFIAVAEETGLIVEIGNWVFQQAARQCALWRDRFGIEVQISINKSPVQFRDEGESLDSWVALLKTLNLSRNSICVEITEGLLLDSNQAIYSKLEQYRNAGMQISLDDFGTGYSSLAYLKKFDIDFLKIDQSFTRNLDSNSDDFTLCEAIIVMAHKLGMKVIAEGVETAYQRQVLADAGCDYGQGYLFSRPVTAEEFEASCITAALEHEQNASPQESHSDAIVTVNKSK from the coding sequence ATGGATCAAAGTTTATTTTTCTCGCTTATTCAAAATGCAGCGCTATTGCTAGCAATGGTGTTCGTATATGACGCGTTCCCGCGCAGTCATAAGCGAGAGTTAGATGTCCTCTGGAGAGTGGGTATTGGCGCCCTTGTCGGTGTTATTTCTATTTCGGTAATGTTGAGCCCTTGGGAATATACGACAGGCGTATTTTTTGATTCAAGAACGGTGATCCTTGGGATCTCCGGTATGTTTTTCGGTGGGATCCCGACACTTGTCGCTGTGGCTATTAGCGGCCTGTTCCGACTTAGTGAAGGAGGTGTGGCTGCATGGTCAGGGATAGGCACAATCATGACTTCGGGCCTAGTCGGCTATTTATGGGGTAAGTACCGTAAAGGCGATATTGGCGATATTCGTTTTAGGGAACTGCTGATCTTTGGCTTCAGTTTACACATTCTAGCGCTACTTTGGGGCTTGGTGTTACCCTTTGATGTTGCATTGTCACTGCTTAAACAGATCACTTTACCTTTCCTTATTATTTTCCCTATTACCACGGCTTTACTGGGAATGCTGCTATCTCGGCGCATTGAGATCCAGCGAGACCAAAAGATAAAGCTGCAAGACCACCTTTTGTTTAAATCTCATTTTCAAGCGGGCAGTATGGGCATTGCTATCACCGATGTTGATCATCAGTGGATCAAGGTGAATCCAAACCTTTGTCAAATGTTGCAATATAGTGAGCCTGAGCTACTTGAGTTACTTTGGGCTGACCTTCTACATCATAGTGACTTTAATCTTTATAGCCACTATTACGCCGATATGCTAGCGGGAGAAACCGATGAGTTTGAACTCGATATCAGACTTATTGCTAGCGACGACTCTATTGTTTATACCCATATGACTGTGGCATGCCAACGCAACCAAGATAAAGTTGAACTGGTTATTGTTGGTTTGCTTAACCGAAGCTCACAGAAACAAGCTGAAATGGCCATGCTGGCTAGCCAGGAGCAACTCGCGCTGGTGCTAGGTAGTAGTGAGCTGGGGTTCTGGGACTGGGATATTGTTAATAATAAGGTAGAGCGTAATGAACTCAGCGCTAACTTGCTGGGCTGTGATGTCACGACACTTAATGAAAACCCTAAGCTGTGGACGCGTGCAATTCACCCCAATGATAGAGTGAAAGTGCTCCGTTCTATAGATGAGCACCTCAGCGGTGTCAGCGAACAGCATAAAATAGAGTACCGAATGTATGCTCATACTGGGGAAATTCGCTGGATTTTGGATTCAGGAAAAATCGTTAGTCGGGATGAAAACAATAAACCGTTGCGTATGTGTGGAGTGCATTCTGATATCACTGATAGTAAGCGAGTCGAAGAGTCTTTAAAATTAGCTGCATCGGTTTATAACAACAGTAGCGAAGCGATGAGCGTGCAAGATGAAGCTGGTGTTATTATCACCACTAACTCAGCTTTTACCGATATTACTGGTTATAGCGAAGATGAAATTAAACAGCAAAATATTCAAGTTCTGCAGTGTAAACGTAATAATTACAGCGTATATGAACAGATTAGCTTGTCAGTAGAGGAGACGGGACGTTGGCAAGGGGAGATGTGGCTCAGACGAAAAAATGGCGAAGAGTTAGTGGTTTGGTTAACAATAAATACGCTATTTGATTCAGAAGCTCAAACAGAGCGTCGAGTGGCGCTATTTTCCGACATTACCGATAAAAAACAGGCTGAACAGATTATCTGGAAACAGGCTAATTATGATCCTTTAACTGGTTTGCCGAATCGCCGCATGTTGCTTGATTATCTTGGTAGCGAAATTTTAAAGTCAGATCGACGAGAAAAACACTTCGCATTAATGTTCCTCGATCTCGATTATTTTAAAGAGGTAAACGATACGCTTGGTCATGATATGGGAGATTTACTGTTAACTGAAGCTGCTAAGCGCCTAAAGAGCTGCATTCGAGACAGCGACGTGGTTGCCCGTTTAGGCGGTGATGAATTTACTGTGGTGCTTTCTGGGATAACAGATATAAAAGGCGTGGATAAAGTCGCCCAAAATATTTTGAATCGCCTAGCAGAACCTTTTAGCCTTGGAGAAGAAACTTCTTATATCAGTGCAAGTATTGGTATTACTCTTTATCCCGATGATGCCAGTAGTATTGAAGGGCTACTCAAACATGCTGATCAAGCCATGTATGCGGCTAAAGATCAGGGGCGTAATCGATTCCATTATTTTACACCGTCAATGCAGCGAAATGCCAAGTACCGGATGCGCTTGATCCAAGATTTACGACTTGCGGTGACCAACCAAGAGTTTGAACTTTATTATCAGCCAATAGTATGTTTAACGGGGGATCCTAGCGTTAAAGCTGAAGCGCTTATTCGTTGGCATCACCCTAAGCGTGGCCTAGTGTCTCCCATCGAATTTATTGCTGTTGCGGAAGAAACTGGCTTAATCGTAGAGATTGGTAATTGGGTTTTTCAACAAGCTGCGCGTCAGTGCGCGCTTTGGCGTGATAGATTCGGAATTGAAGTACAGATCAGTATTAATAAATCCCCGGTACAATTTAGAGATGAAGGAGAAAGTCTTGATTCTTGGGTTGCACTGCTTAAAACGCTAAACCTTAGTCGGAACTCTATCTGCGTCGAAATTACTGAAGGTTTATTATTAGATAGTAACCAGGCTATTTACAGTAAGTTAGAGCAGTATCGCAATGCTGGCATGCAAATATCACTGGATGATTTTGGTACTGGATACTCCTCTTTAGCATACCTTAAAAAGTTCGATATCGACTTTTTAAAGATTGATCAATCTTTTACGCGAAACCTCGACAGTAATAGCGATGATTTTACCCTTTGTGAAGCGATAATTGTCATGGCACATAAGCTCGGTATGAAAGTGATAGCCGAAGGAGTAGAAACAGCCTATCAGCGTCAGGTGCTTGCAGATGCGGGTTGCGACTATGGTCAAGGTTATCTGTTCTCAAGGCCCGTTACAGCAGAAGAGTTTGAGGCTAGCTGCATCACAGCCGCTTTAGAGCATGAGCAAAATGCATCGCCGCAAGAGAGTCATTCAGACGCAATCGTGACAGTTAACAAAAGTAAGTAA
- a CDS encoding DEAD/DEAH box helicase, whose protein sequence is MNFDAFDLHPHILDAVSKRGYKALTEVQCHVLPVAMLGQDIMACAQTGTGKTAAFALPLLNTLVGQALQQSKVAEEDTFNQYRSELKVLVLTPTRELAIQVADNIQAYAQCLPFKTAAVYGGANMNPQRKAVQAGVDILVATPGRLFDLIGQFGLDLGCVTHLVVDEADRMLDMGFVRDIERVKRLVAVEHQTLFFSATYSEEVKALAQKMLVAPEWIDVTTAATASKIAQEVYLVDKRRKAELLSELVGRNNWQQVLVFVSSKESAEHLHSELKLDGVKSAVFHGDKTQGSRNRALEEFKNGKLRVMVATDVAARGLDIEALPLVINLELPFAAEDYVHRVGRTGRAGLEGRAISFVSPQDKTMLSEIETIIEMTLPCITLPGYEQGAPLPARYRDVTTKPVKERSHNKRKYQEKRRSESKSGQANATKSSGDKNRYGRSKNRTK, encoded by the coding sequence ATGAACTTTGATGCATTTGATCTACACCCTCACATTTTAGATGCTGTATCGAAACGCGGCTATAAAGCGCTAACCGAAGTTCAGTGCCACGTGTTACCTGTTGCAATGCTTGGGCAAGATATTATGGCTTGTGCACAAACTGGTACAGGGAAAACGGCTGCATTTGCACTCCCCTTACTCAATACCCTTGTTGGGCAAGCATTGCAGCAGAGCAAAGTTGCTGAAGAGGATACCTTTAATCAATACAGGTCTGAGTTAAAGGTTTTAGTGTTAACACCAACTCGTGAGCTTGCCATACAAGTCGCAGATAATATTCAAGCTTATGCCCAGTGTTTACCTTTTAAAACAGCAGCGGTTTATGGCGGCGCCAACATGAACCCACAGCGTAAAGCTGTACAAGCTGGAGTTGATATTTTAGTTGCGACACCTGGCAGACTGTTCGATCTAATCGGTCAGTTCGGTTTGGATTTAGGCTGCGTCACTCACTTAGTGGTTGATGAAGCCGATCGCATGCTAGATATGGGCTTTGTTAGAGATATTGAAAGAGTGAAAAGGCTGGTGGCCGTTGAGCATCAAACACTATTTTTCTCAGCCACTTATAGTGAAGAGGTAAAAGCTTTAGCGCAGAAGATGTTAGTTGCGCCTGAGTGGATCGATGTGACTACCGCAGCCACTGCCAGTAAAATAGCCCAAGAGGTTTACTTAGTTGATAAGCGTCGTAAAGCTGAATTGTTATCGGAGTTGGTAGGCCGTAATAATTGGCAGCAGGTACTGGTTTTTGTCAGTAGTAAAGAGAGTGCTGAACACTTGCATAGCGAATTGAAGCTCGATGGCGTAAAAAGTGCTGTATTTCATGGTGATAAAACGCAAGGCTCTAGAAACCGAGCATTAGAAGAGTTTAAAAACGGTAAGTTAAGAGTCATGGTCGCCACTGATGTTGCCGCGCGCGGGCTGGATATTGAGGCTTTGCCATTGGTGATTAACCTTGAGCTGCCTTTTGCAGCAGAAGATTATGTCCATCGAGTAGGGCGTACGGGACGTGCGGGCCTAGAAGGTCGAGCCATATCATTTGTATCTCCGCAAGATAAAACGATGTTGAGTGAGATTGAAACGATTATTGAAATGACACTACCTTGTATTACATTGCCAGGTTATGAACAGGGCGCCCCTTTACCTGCACGCTATCGCGATGTCACCACAAAGCCGGTGAAAGAGAGAAGCCATAATAAGCGTAAATATCAAGAAAAACGCCGTAGTGAGTCAAAATCGGGTCAAGCTAACGCGACTAAAAGTAGCGGTGATAAGAACCGTTATGGGCGTAGTAAGAATCGAACTAAGTAA
- a CDS encoding OsmC family protein translates to MANKTIEVNTHMSEGWKVTADIREHQLIIDQPTGGNEGANPLETFIFSLAGCISTIAKMVAREQKIDLQQFNVSMKAQLNTAGLLGKPSEDPVGFKLIDVIVVMDAQMNDIQLDDEQKSLFLDTVCHRCPVHENLLKPTLVNHSVGE, encoded by the coding sequence ATGGCGAACAAGACTATTGAAGTAAATACACACATGTCGGAAGGTTGGAAAGTGACGGCGGACATTCGAGAGCATCAGCTTATCATTGATCAGCCAACCGGCGGCAATGAAGGAGCTAACCCACTAGAGACGTTCATTTTCTCATTGGCTGGCTGTATTTCAACCATAGCCAAAATGGTTGCTAGAGAGCAAAAAATAGATCTGCAACAGTTTAATGTGTCGATGAAAGCACAACTTAATACTGCTGGGTTACTCGGTAAACCTTCTGAGGATCCTGTTGGTTTCAAATTGATAGATGTTATCGTAGTCATGGATGCTCAAATGAATGATATTCAGCTTGACGATGAGCAGAAAAGTCTATTTTTGGATACTGTTTGCCATCGCTGCCCTGTGCATGAAAATCTACTGAAACCTACACTTGTTAATCATAGTGTTGGTGAGTAG
- a CDS encoding glutathione synthase, whose product MHNNANSLLTKQVIEDATEWAIMHGVAFRQADNSARHCPFSIAPITMESETFEQLVEVTPILSKLINNVSEDHDFLQASLLGVAKADPFFARLLSLHQQAHGKINARVHPARKPLLLMRTDFMDDRKLGAKVIEFNSIAAGMAPFGQRATEFHRYMHSQWPDIYHDWIENKRATPAENHGLEQLSYAIKLAATKVRAAFKESGKPTFLMVVQENEDNVYDQHLLEVELQKLGLRTVRRTFKQLSSQLSSGTKQRLILQGVGAIDMVYLRAGYQYSDYHVPKLDKSICCQTLSETRLFIEQHHVAVNATFSQQLATSKTMQMLLTQTPIEEYARWGLNLAEARLVKKVLAEMKPINADTIAWFNSKAIKQDWVLKNQGEGGGHCIFGDDINEKLAQLDPEEYDAWALMLRLYPHEREQPTLAVRNGKQLQVDNLISEIGLFSAYFDSKPVTQLNGYAGYLIRSKPACENEGGIHSGKGILDSLTLVE is encoded by the coding sequence ATGCACAATAACGCCAACTCCTTGTTAACAAAGCAAGTCATTGAAGATGCGACCGAGTGGGCCATCATGCATGGAGTCGCTTTTCGTCAAGCTGATAACAGCGCTAGACACTGCCCTTTTAGCATTGCTCCAATAACAATGGAGAGCGAAACATTTGAGCAGCTAGTAGAAGTGACACCAATATTGAGCAAATTGATTAATAACGTTTCTGAAGATCACGACTTTCTGCAGGCATCACTGTTAGGCGTAGCTAAAGCCGATCCGTTTTTTGCTCGACTGTTATCTCTGCATCAGCAAGCTCATGGCAAAATTAACGCTCGAGTTCACCCTGCCCGCAAACCGCTGTTATTAATGCGTACTGATTTTATGGATGACCGTAAACTTGGTGCTAAGGTTATCGAGTTTAATAGTATCGCAGCAGGAATGGCGCCTTTTGGCCAACGCGCTACCGAGTTTCACCGCTATATGCACAGTCAATGGCCTGATATTTATCATGATTGGATTGAAAACAAGCGTGCAACCCCAGCTGAAAACCATGGGCTTGAACAACTTTCCTATGCCATCAAGTTAGCAGCCACCAAGGTTAGAGCTGCATTTAAAGAATCAGGTAAACCGACTTTTCTAATGGTGGTTCAAGAAAATGAAGACAACGTTTACGATCAACACCTACTTGAAGTTGAGCTACAAAAGCTTGGACTACGCACCGTTAGACGTACTTTCAAACAGTTAAGTTCACAGCTTTCAAGCGGCACAAAACAGCGCTTAATATTACAAGGTGTGGGCGCTATCGACATGGTGTATTTACGTGCTGGCTATCAATATTCAGACTACCATGTTCCCAAGCTCGACAAGTCGATATGCTGCCAAACCTTAAGTGAAACTAGACTATTTATAGAGCAACACCATGTAGCGGTTAACGCGACTTTCAGCCAGCAACTCGCAACCAGTAAAACCATGCAGATGCTACTCACTCAAACGCCTATTGAGGAGTACGCGCGATGGGGGCTTAATCTTGCAGAAGCGAGATTAGTCAAAAAGGTTTTAGCTGAGATGAAACCTATTAACGCTGACACTATCGCTTGGTTTAACAGTAAGGCTATCAAACAAGATTGGGTGCTAAAAAACCAAGGTGAAGGCGGTGGTCACTGTATATTTGGTGACGATATAAATGAAAAGCTAGCGCAACTAGATCCTGAAGAATATGACGCATGGGCACTAATGCTACGTTTATATCCCCATGAACGTGAACAACCGACCCTAGCTGTTCGTAACGGTAAGCAACTGCAAGTAGATAATCTCATCAGTGAAATTGGTTTATTTAGTGCCTATTTCGACTCAAAACCGGTGACGCAATTAAATGGTTACGCAGGGTATTTAATCCGCAGCAAACCCGCCTGTGAAAATGAAGGTGGTATTCACAGTGGTAAAGGCATTCTAGACTCACTTACGCTGGTTGAATGA